A window of Rhinolophus ferrumequinum isolate MPI-CBG mRhiFer1 chromosome X, mRhiFer1_v1.p, whole genome shotgun sequence contains these coding sequences:
- the NLGN3 gene encoding neuroligin-3 isoform X2 → MWLRLGLPSLSPSPQPRVGRSLCLTLWFLGLVLRASTQAPAPTVNTHFGKLRGARVPLPSEILGPVDQYLGVPYAAPPIGEKRFLPPEPPPSWSGIRNATHFPPVCPQNIHTAVPEVMLPVWFTANLDIVATYIQEPNEDCLYLNVYVPTEDGSGAKKQGEDLADNDGDEDEDIRDSGAKPVMVYIHGGSYMEGTGNMIDGSVLASYGNVIVITLNYRVGVLGFLSTGDQAAKGNYGLLDQIQALRWVSENIAFFGGDPRRITVFGSGIGASCVSLLTLSHHSEGLFQRAIIQSGSALSSWAVNYQPVKYTSLLADKVGCNVLDTVDMVDCLRQKSAKELVEQDIQPARYHVAFGPVIDGDVIPDDPEILMEQGEFLNYDIMLGVNQGEGLKFVEGVVDPEDGVSGTDFDYSVSNFVDNLYGYPEGKDTLRETIKFMYTDWADRDNPETRRKTLVALFTDHQWVEPSVVTADLHARYGSPTYFYAFYHHCQSLMKPAWSDAAHGDEVPYVFGVPMVGPTDLFPCNFSKNDVMLSAVVMTYWTNFAKTGDPNKPVPQDTKFIHTKANRFEEVAWSKYNPRDQLYLHIGLKPRVRDHYRATKVAFWKHLVPHLYNLHDMFHYTSTTTKVPPPDTTHSSHITRRPNGKTWSTKRPAISPAYSNENAQGSWNGDQDAGPLLVENPRDYSTELSVTIAVGASLLFLNVLAFAALYYRKDKRRQEPLRQPSPQRGAGAPELGAAPEEELAALQLGPTHHECEAGPPHDTLRLTALPDYTLTLRRSPDDIPLMTPNTITMIPNSLVGLQTLHPYNTFAAGFNSTGLPHSHSTTRV, encoded by the exons ATGTGGCTGCGGCTTGGCCTGCCCTCGCTGTCCCCGAGCCCCCAGCCCAGAGTTGGCCGGAGCCTGTGCCTCACCCTGTGGTTCCTCGGCTTGGTGCTGAGGGCCAGTACTCAGGCCCCAGCACCCACAGTCAATACTCACTTTGGGAAGCTAAGGGGTGCCCGGGTACCATTGCCCAGTGAgatcctggggcctgtggaccaATACCTGGGGGTGCCCTACGCAGCTCCTCCGATCGGCGAGAAACGCTTCCTGCCCCCTGAACCACCCCCGTCCTGGTCTGGCATCCGGAACGCCACACACTTCCCCCCAGTGTGCCCCCAGAACATCCACACAGCTGTACCCGAAGTCATGCTGCCTGTCTGGTTCACTGCCAATTTGGATATCGTCGCCACGTACATCCAGGAGCCCAATGAAGACTGCCTCTACCTGAATGTCTATGTGCCCACGGAGGATG GATCCGGCGCTAAGAAACAGGGCGAGGACTTAGCCGATAATGACGGGGATGAAGATGAAG ACATCCGGGACAGTGGCGCTAAGCCCGTCATGGTCTACATCCATGGAGGTTCTTACATGGAAGGGACAGGCAACATGATTGATGGCAGCGTCCTCGCCAGTTATGGCAACGTCATCGTCATCACCCTCAACTATCGGGTTGGGGTGCTAG GTTTCCTGAGCACTGGCGATCAGGCTGCCAAAGGCAACTATGGGCTCCTTGACCAAATTCAGGCCCTCCGCTGGGTGAGCGAGAATATCGCCTTCTTCGGTGGTGATCCCCGCCGTATTACCGTCTTTGGCTCGGGCATCGGCGCGTCCTGTGTCAGCCTCCTCACGTTGTCACATCACTCTGAGG GGCTTTTTCAGAGGGCCATCATCCAAAGTGGTTCTGCTCTGTCCAGCTGGGCTGTGAACTACCAACCAGTGAAGTACACCAGCCTATTGGCTGACAAGGTGGGCTGTAATGTTCTAGATACAGTGGATATGGTGGACTGTCTTCGGCAAAAGAGTGCCAAGGAGCTGGTGGAGCAAGACATCCAGCCAGCCCGCTACCATGTGGCCTTTGGCCCTGTGATTGATGGCGATGTCATTCCTGATGACCCTGAGATCCTCATGGAACAGGGTGAGTTCCTCAACTACGACATCATGCTAGGTGTCAACCAGGGCGAGGGCCTCAAGTTCGTGGAAGGGGTGGTAGACCCCGAGGATGGCGTCTCTGGCACTGACTTTGACTACTCAGTCTCCAACTTTGTGGACAATCTGTATGGATATCCTGAGGGTAAGGATACCCTGCGGGAGACCATCAAGTTCATGTACACAGACTGGGCAGACCGTGACAACCCTGAGACCCGCCGTAAAACACTGGTGGCACTCTTCACTGACCACCAGTGGGTGGAGCCCTCGGTGGTGACAGCTGATCTGCACGCCCGCTATGGCTCACCGACTTACTTTTACGCCTTCTATCATCACTGCCAGAGCCTCATGAAGCCTGCGTGGTCTGACGCAGCTCATGGGGACGAAGTACCCTACGTTTTTGGTGTCCCAATGGTGGGCCCCACTGACCTCTTCCCCTGTAACTTCTCCAAGAATGACGTTATGCTCAGTGCTGTTGTCATGACCTACTGGACCAACTTTGCCAAGACCGG GGATCCCAACAAGCCGGTCCCCCAGGACACCAAGTTCATTCACACCAAGGCCAACCGCTTTGAGGAAGTGGCCTGGTCCAAATACAATCCCCGAGACCAGCTCTACCTTCACATCGGGCTGAAACCGAGGGTCCGTGATCATTACCGGGCCACTAAGGTAGCCTTTTGGAAACACCTGGTGCCCCACCTGTACAACCTGCATGACATGTTCCACTATACGTCCACAACCACCAAAGTGCCGCCCCCGGATACCACCCACAGCTCCCATATCACCCGGAGGCCCAACGGCAAGACCTGGAGCACCAAGCGGCCAGCCATTTCCCCTGCCTATAGCAATGAGAATGCCCAAGGGTCCTGGAACGGGGACCAGGATGCAGGGCCGCTCTTGGTGGAGAACCCTCGTGACTACTCCACTGAATTAAGTGTCACCATCGCCGTGGGggcctccctcctcttccttaaCGTTCTGGCCTTCGCTGCCCTCTACTACCGTAAGGACAAGCGACGTCAGGAGCCCCTTCGACAGCCTAGCCCTCAGAGGGGAGCCGGGGCCCCCGAATTGGGAGCTGCTCCTGAGGAGGAGCTGGCAGCATTGCAGCTGGGCCCCACTCACCATGAGTGTGAGGCTGGTCCCCCCCACGACACACTGCGCCTCACTGCGCTGCCTGACTACACGCTGACCCTGCGACGCTCCCCTGATGACATCCCACTCATGACTCCCAACACCATCACGATGATCCCCAACTCCCTGGTAGGGCTGCAGACGTTGCACCCCTATAACACCTTTGCCGCGGGGTTCAACAGTACTGGGCTGCCCCACTCACACTCCACTACCAGGGTATAG
- the NLGN3 gene encoding neuroligin-3 isoform X1, giving the protein MWLRLGLPSLSPSPQPRVGRSLCLTLWFLGLVLRASTQAPAPTVNTHFGKLRGARVPLPSEILGPVDQYLGVPYAAPPIGEKRFLPPEPPPSWSGIRNATHFPPVCPQNIHTAVPEVMLPVWFTANLDIVATYIQEPNEDCLYLNVYVPTEDVKRISKECARKPNKKICRKGGSGAKKQGEDLADNDGDEDEDIRDSGAKPVMVYIHGGSYMEGTGNMIDGSVLASYGNVIVITLNYRVGVLGFLSTGDQAAKGNYGLLDQIQALRWVSENIAFFGGDPRRITVFGSGIGASCVSLLTLSHHSEGLFQRAIIQSGSALSSWAVNYQPVKYTSLLADKVGCNVLDTVDMVDCLRQKSAKELVEQDIQPARYHVAFGPVIDGDVIPDDPEILMEQGEFLNYDIMLGVNQGEGLKFVEGVVDPEDGVSGTDFDYSVSNFVDNLYGYPEGKDTLRETIKFMYTDWADRDNPETRRKTLVALFTDHQWVEPSVVTADLHARYGSPTYFYAFYHHCQSLMKPAWSDAAHGDEVPYVFGVPMVGPTDLFPCNFSKNDVMLSAVVMTYWTNFAKTGDPNKPVPQDTKFIHTKANRFEEVAWSKYNPRDQLYLHIGLKPRVRDHYRATKVAFWKHLVPHLYNLHDMFHYTSTTTKVPPPDTTHSSHITRRPNGKTWSTKRPAISPAYSNENAQGSWNGDQDAGPLLVENPRDYSTELSVTIAVGASLLFLNVLAFAALYYRKDKRRQEPLRQPSPQRGAGAPELGAAPEEELAALQLGPTHHECEAGPPHDTLRLTALPDYTLTLRRSPDDIPLMTPNTITMIPNSLVGLQTLHPYNTFAAGFNSTGLPHSHSTTRV; this is encoded by the exons ATGTGGCTGCGGCTTGGCCTGCCCTCGCTGTCCCCGAGCCCCCAGCCCAGAGTTGGCCGGAGCCTGTGCCTCACCCTGTGGTTCCTCGGCTTGGTGCTGAGGGCCAGTACTCAGGCCCCAGCACCCACAGTCAATACTCACTTTGGGAAGCTAAGGGGTGCCCGGGTACCATTGCCCAGTGAgatcctggggcctgtggaccaATACCTGGGGGTGCCCTACGCAGCTCCTCCGATCGGCGAGAAACGCTTCCTGCCCCCTGAACCACCCCCGTCCTGGTCTGGCATCCGGAACGCCACACACTTCCCCCCAGTGTGCCCCCAGAACATCCACACAGCTGTACCCGAAGTCATGCTGCCTGTCTGGTTCACTGCCAATTTGGATATCGTCGCCACGTACATCCAGGAGCCCAATGAAGACTGCCTCTACCTGAATGTCTATGTGCCCACGGAGGATG tAAAGCGGATTTCCAAGGAATGCGCCCGAAAGCCCAACAAGAAAATTTGTAGGAAAGGAG GATCCGGCGCTAAGAAACAGGGCGAGGACTTAGCCGATAATGACGGGGATGAAGATGAAG ACATCCGGGACAGTGGCGCTAAGCCCGTCATGGTCTACATCCATGGAGGTTCTTACATGGAAGGGACAGGCAACATGATTGATGGCAGCGTCCTCGCCAGTTATGGCAACGTCATCGTCATCACCCTCAACTATCGGGTTGGGGTGCTAG GTTTCCTGAGCACTGGCGATCAGGCTGCCAAAGGCAACTATGGGCTCCTTGACCAAATTCAGGCCCTCCGCTGGGTGAGCGAGAATATCGCCTTCTTCGGTGGTGATCCCCGCCGTATTACCGTCTTTGGCTCGGGCATCGGCGCGTCCTGTGTCAGCCTCCTCACGTTGTCACATCACTCTGAGG GGCTTTTTCAGAGGGCCATCATCCAAAGTGGTTCTGCTCTGTCCAGCTGGGCTGTGAACTACCAACCAGTGAAGTACACCAGCCTATTGGCTGACAAGGTGGGCTGTAATGTTCTAGATACAGTGGATATGGTGGACTGTCTTCGGCAAAAGAGTGCCAAGGAGCTGGTGGAGCAAGACATCCAGCCAGCCCGCTACCATGTGGCCTTTGGCCCTGTGATTGATGGCGATGTCATTCCTGATGACCCTGAGATCCTCATGGAACAGGGTGAGTTCCTCAACTACGACATCATGCTAGGTGTCAACCAGGGCGAGGGCCTCAAGTTCGTGGAAGGGGTGGTAGACCCCGAGGATGGCGTCTCTGGCACTGACTTTGACTACTCAGTCTCCAACTTTGTGGACAATCTGTATGGATATCCTGAGGGTAAGGATACCCTGCGGGAGACCATCAAGTTCATGTACACAGACTGGGCAGACCGTGACAACCCTGAGACCCGCCGTAAAACACTGGTGGCACTCTTCACTGACCACCAGTGGGTGGAGCCCTCGGTGGTGACAGCTGATCTGCACGCCCGCTATGGCTCACCGACTTACTTTTACGCCTTCTATCATCACTGCCAGAGCCTCATGAAGCCTGCGTGGTCTGACGCAGCTCATGGGGACGAAGTACCCTACGTTTTTGGTGTCCCAATGGTGGGCCCCACTGACCTCTTCCCCTGTAACTTCTCCAAGAATGACGTTATGCTCAGTGCTGTTGTCATGACCTACTGGACCAACTTTGCCAAGACCGG GGATCCCAACAAGCCGGTCCCCCAGGACACCAAGTTCATTCACACCAAGGCCAACCGCTTTGAGGAAGTGGCCTGGTCCAAATACAATCCCCGAGACCAGCTCTACCTTCACATCGGGCTGAAACCGAGGGTCCGTGATCATTACCGGGCCACTAAGGTAGCCTTTTGGAAACACCTGGTGCCCCACCTGTACAACCTGCATGACATGTTCCACTATACGTCCACAACCACCAAAGTGCCGCCCCCGGATACCACCCACAGCTCCCATATCACCCGGAGGCCCAACGGCAAGACCTGGAGCACCAAGCGGCCAGCCATTTCCCCTGCCTATAGCAATGAGAATGCCCAAGGGTCCTGGAACGGGGACCAGGATGCAGGGCCGCTCTTGGTGGAGAACCCTCGTGACTACTCCACTGAATTAAGTGTCACCATCGCCGTGGGggcctccctcctcttccttaaCGTTCTGGCCTTCGCTGCCCTCTACTACCGTAAGGACAAGCGACGTCAGGAGCCCCTTCGACAGCCTAGCCCTCAGAGGGGAGCCGGGGCCCCCGAATTGGGAGCTGCTCCTGAGGAGGAGCTGGCAGCATTGCAGCTGGGCCCCACTCACCATGAGTGTGAGGCTGGTCCCCCCCACGACACACTGCGCCTCACTGCGCTGCCTGACTACACGCTGACCCTGCGACGCTCCCCTGATGACATCCCACTCATGACTCCCAACACCATCACGATGATCCCCAACTCCCTGGTAGGGCTGCAGACGTTGCACCCCTATAACACCTTTGCCGCGGGGTTCAACAGTACTGGGCTGCCCCACTCACACTCCACTACCAGGGTATAG
- the NLGN3 gene encoding neuroligin-3 isoform X3, giving the protein MWLRLGLPSLSPSPQPRVGRSLCLTLWFLGLVLRASTQAPAPTVNTHFGKLRGARVPLPSEILGPVDQYLGVPYAAPPIGEKRFLPPEPPPSWSGIRNATHFPPVCPQNIHTAVPEVMLPVWFTANLDIVATYIQEPNEDCLYLNVYVPTEDDIRDSGAKPVMVYIHGGSYMEGTGNMIDGSVLASYGNVIVITLNYRVGVLGFLSTGDQAAKGNYGLLDQIQALRWVSENIAFFGGDPRRITVFGSGIGASCVSLLTLSHHSEGLFQRAIIQSGSALSSWAVNYQPVKYTSLLADKVGCNVLDTVDMVDCLRQKSAKELVEQDIQPARYHVAFGPVIDGDVIPDDPEILMEQGEFLNYDIMLGVNQGEGLKFVEGVVDPEDGVSGTDFDYSVSNFVDNLYGYPEGKDTLRETIKFMYTDWADRDNPETRRKTLVALFTDHQWVEPSVVTADLHARYGSPTYFYAFYHHCQSLMKPAWSDAAHGDEVPYVFGVPMVGPTDLFPCNFSKNDVMLSAVVMTYWTNFAKTGDPNKPVPQDTKFIHTKANRFEEVAWSKYNPRDQLYLHIGLKPRVRDHYRATKVAFWKHLVPHLYNLHDMFHYTSTTTKVPPPDTTHSSHITRRPNGKTWSTKRPAISPAYSNENAQGSWNGDQDAGPLLVENPRDYSTELSVTIAVGASLLFLNVLAFAALYYRKDKRRQEPLRQPSPQRGAGAPELGAAPEEELAALQLGPTHHECEAGPPHDTLRLTALPDYTLTLRRSPDDIPLMTPNTITMIPNSLVGLQTLHPYNTFAAGFNSTGLPHSHSTTRV; this is encoded by the exons ATGTGGCTGCGGCTTGGCCTGCCCTCGCTGTCCCCGAGCCCCCAGCCCAGAGTTGGCCGGAGCCTGTGCCTCACCCTGTGGTTCCTCGGCTTGGTGCTGAGGGCCAGTACTCAGGCCCCAGCACCCACAGTCAATACTCACTTTGGGAAGCTAAGGGGTGCCCGGGTACCATTGCCCAGTGAgatcctggggcctgtggaccaATACCTGGGGGTGCCCTACGCAGCTCCTCCGATCGGCGAGAAACGCTTCCTGCCCCCTGAACCACCCCCGTCCTGGTCTGGCATCCGGAACGCCACACACTTCCCCCCAGTGTGCCCCCAGAACATCCACACAGCTGTACCCGAAGTCATGCTGCCTGTCTGGTTCACTGCCAATTTGGATATCGTCGCCACGTACATCCAGGAGCCCAATGAAGACTGCCTCTACCTGAATGTCTATGTGCCCACGGAGGATG ACATCCGGGACAGTGGCGCTAAGCCCGTCATGGTCTACATCCATGGAGGTTCTTACATGGAAGGGACAGGCAACATGATTGATGGCAGCGTCCTCGCCAGTTATGGCAACGTCATCGTCATCACCCTCAACTATCGGGTTGGGGTGCTAG GTTTCCTGAGCACTGGCGATCAGGCTGCCAAAGGCAACTATGGGCTCCTTGACCAAATTCAGGCCCTCCGCTGGGTGAGCGAGAATATCGCCTTCTTCGGTGGTGATCCCCGCCGTATTACCGTCTTTGGCTCGGGCATCGGCGCGTCCTGTGTCAGCCTCCTCACGTTGTCACATCACTCTGAGG GGCTTTTTCAGAGGGCCATCATCCAAAGTGGTTCTGCTCTGTCCAGCTGGGCTGTGAACTACCAACCAGTGAAGTACACCAGCCTATTGGCTGACAAGGTGGGCTGTAATGTTCTAGATACAGTGGATATGGTGGACTGTCTTCGGCAAAAGAGTGCCAAGGAGCTGGTGGAGCAAGACATCCAGCCAGCCCGCTACCATGTGGCCTTTGGCCCTGTGATTGATGGCGATGTCATTCCTGATGACCCTGAGATCCTCATGGAACAGGGTGAGTTCCTCAACTACGACATCATGCTAGGTGTCAACCAGGGCGAGGGCCTCAAGTTCGTGGAAGGGGTGGTAGACCCCGAGGATGGCGTCTCTGGCACTGACTTTGACTACTCAGTCTCCAACTTTGTGGACAATCTGTATGGATATCCTGAGGGTAAGGATACCCTGCGGGAGACCATCAAGTTCATGTACACAGACTGGGCAGACCGTGACAACCCTGAGACCCGCCGTAAAACACTGGTGGCACTCTTCACTGACCACCAGTGGGTGGAGCCCTCGGTGGTGACAGCTGATCTGCACGCCCGCTATGGCTCACCGACTTACTTTTACGCCTTCTATCATCACTGCCAGAGCCTCATGAAGCCTGCGTGGTCTGACGCAGCTCATGGGGACGAAGTACCCTACGTTTTTGGTGTCCCAATGGTGGGCCCCACTGACCTCTTCCCCTGTAACTTCTCCAAGAATGACGTTATGCTCAGTGCTGTTGTCATGACCTACTGGACCAACTTTGCCAAGACCGG GGATCCCAACAAGCCGGTCCCCCAGGACACCAAGTTCATTCACACCAAGGCCAACCGCTTTGAGGAAGTGGCCTGGTCCAAATACAATCCCCGAGACCAGCTCTACCTTCACATCGGGCTGAAACCGAGGGTCCGTGATCATTACCGGGCCACTAAGGTAGCCTTTTGGAAACACCTGGTGCCCCACCTGTACAACCTGCATGACATGTTCCACTATACGTCCACAACCACCAAAGTGCCGCCCCCGGATACCACCCACAGCTCCCATATCACCCGGAGGCCCAACGGCAAGACCTGGAGCACCAAGCGGCCAGCCATTTCCCCTGCCTATAGCAATGAGAATGCCCAAGGGTCCTGGAACGGGGACCAGGATGCAGGGCCGCTCTTGGTGGAGAACCCTCGTGACTACTCCACTGAATTAAGTGTCACCATCGCCGTGGGggcctccctcctcttccttaaCGTTCTGGCCTTCGCTGCCCTCTACTACCGTAAGGACAAGCGACGTCAGGAGCCCCTTCGACAGCCTAGCCCTCAGAGGGGAGCCGGGGCCCCCGAATTGGGAGCTGCTCCTGAGGAGGAGCTGGCAGCATTGCAGCTGGGCCCCACTCACCATGAGTGTGAGGCTGGTCCCCCCCACGACACACTGCGCCTCACTGCGCTGCCTGACTACACGCTGACCCTGCGACGCTCCCCTGATGACATCCCACTCATGACTCCCAACACCATCACGATGATCCCCAACTCCCTGGTAGGGCTGCAGACGTTGCACCCCTATAACACCTTTGCCGCGGGGTTCAACAGTACTGGGCTGCCCCACTCACACTCCACTACCAGGGTATAG